CTCTTGGTACCAGTCGGCCGTCTGCTTCAGGAGGTCGAGAATGGTAGCCGTTCTGGCCTCGTCGAGATGGAGCAGGGCATGGAACCACAGGGTCTGGGCGGCATCCACATCTTCCTGGGCCAGAGCCGCGATGATGGCATAGGCGTAGGCATAGGCATCCTGGGGGTCCTGGGCCAGTAGGGCGCGGGCGTAGTCCGCCAGCTCCTCATAGGCCTGGTCGTGCAGATACTTTTGGACTTGGGATTCCCATGCTGGCTGCATCAGTCGGCCTGGCACTGGACTGTTCCTATGATAATGGCTCGCCGGGCGCGCTAAACGGTATGATCAAGCAGGGTTCTTTGTCGGATAGGGCTATGATTCATGTATTTGAAATGCCGGTGATGAGTTCCACCATGACCGAGGGCAAAATCGTCGCCTGGTTGAAGCAGGTGGGGGACTATGTCAAGGCGCACGAAAACATCGTTGTGGTGGAATCGGACAAATCCGACATGGAGGCCGAAAGTTTCTACGACGGTTACCTAGCAGCCATTTTATTGCCGGCGGGGGGGCAAGCACCCACAGGCACTCCC
This DNA window, taken from Gloeomargarita sp. SRBZ-1_bins_9, encodes the following:
- a CDS encoding biotin/lipoyl-containing protein, coding for MIHVFEMPVMSSTMTEGKIVAWLKQVGDYVKAHENIVVVESDKSDMEAESFYDGYLAAILLPAGGQAPTGTP